From Anthonomus grandis grandis chromosome 20, icAntGran1.3, whole genome shotgun sequence, the proteins below share one genomic window:
- the LOC126747986 gene encoding uncharacterized protein LOC126747986 isoform X1, protein MRTSGFNMARLTAPKELLEKLLCTKCEELLSVFPVYIKTNGKDPICGRCKISEGEYIRDEAYERLAQFLIFPCALESRGCETALTPLKMKVHEICCTYETYQCPFANFTSCKWSGPNPDIPDHLNSNHEDAILADGKFTIEFQDSFQGIYLMYDKEEMFIIKTDVDAKTKTFVGSVEHLLVNEDSLRHSYMLQVASTDSTLVYEFPRRSTDQDSQNDTRFTYDFIKKKLEASTSSFVVTAVITRVNDNDENIKQCVKIEKIKLDIDEDMLRELECPVCYEYMLPPIYQCINGHSICESCKDRPINVCPKCTGQIRDTRNFALEKLTAKINYSCKYRDHGCTVVRKSENIREHERCCEYGSYNCPLAEWVDCDKVATRTEIMKHVRATHDSYILKSDKIVVPFGGGGGGDQPLEGSHIIAYANRLFVVCYQYETEKFYWTLQLVGPIEECQLYSLKVEVIDNSKQKLHHSAKGVCVPVTKKADYFTKRENYILFYYDQISHLISDERLTFKVKVLKSF, encoded by the exons ATGCGGACCAG tgGGTTCAATATGGCAAGACTTACTGCTCCAAAAGAACTCCTGGAAAAGCTGCTCTGCACTAAATGTGAGGAGCTACTATCGGTTTTCCCAGTATACATCAAAACCAACGGCAAAGACCCTATTTGCGGACGATGCAAAATTTCCGAGGGCGAGTACATACGCGATGAGGCCTATGAACGTTTGGcccaatttctaatttttccatGTGCTCTAGAATCGCGAGGTTGCGAAACCGCTTTAACGCctttaaaaatgaaagttcACGAAATCTGTTGTACTTACGAGACTTATCAATGTCCATTCGCAAATTTCACGTCTTGCAAATGGTCGGGTCCCAACCCAGATATACCGGATCATTTGAACTCCAACCATGAGGACGCTATACTAGCTGATGGTAAATTTACTATCGAATTTCAAGACAGCTTTCAAGGCATTTATCTGATGTACGATAAAGAGGAGATGTTCATTATAAAAACTGACGTAGATGCCAAAACTAAGACCTTTGTAGGTTCGGTAGAGCATTTATTAGTGAACGAAGACTCTTTAAGGCATTCATACATGTTACAAGTGGCTTCGACGGATTCGACACTTGTTTATGAGTTTCCTCGACGATCTACTGATCAAGATTCGCAAAATGACACGAGATTTACGtacgattttataaaaaagaaacttgaGGCCTCTACGTCTTCTTTTGTGGTAACAGCTGTAATCACTAGGGTCAATGACAATGACGAAAATATCAAACAGTGCgttaaaatcgaaaaaatcaaattggatattGATGAAGATATGCTACGTGAACTGGAGTGTCCTGTATGCTACGAATACATGCTGCCTCCCATTTATCAGTGCATCAATGGGCATAGCATTTGTGAGTCTTGCAAAG ACCGTCCCATCAACGTTTGCCCGAAATGCACCGGACAAATTCGGGACACCCGAAACTTCGCTTTGGAAAAATTAACCGCCAAAATTAACTACTCGTGCAAATACCGAGATCACGGTTGTACTGTAGTTCGAAAATCCGAAAATATTAGGGAACACGAACGATGCTGCGAGTACGGATCCTACAATTGTCCCTTAGCAGAGTGGGTGGACTGCGACAAGGTCGCAACTAGAACGGAAATTATGAAGCATGTACGAGCCACTCATGATTCGTACATCTTAAAAAGCGACAAAATTGTTGTGCCCTTTGGTGGTGGTGGGGGTGGAGATCAACCCCTCGAAGGTTCCCATATCATTGCTTATGCGAATCGGCTATTTGTG GTTTGCTACCAATATGAAACGGAAAAATTCTATTGGACCTTACAATTGGTCGGGCCCATCGAGGAGTGTCAACTGTACAGTTTGAAAGTCGAGGTTATCGATAATTCGAAACAAAAACTGCATCATTCGGCCAAAGGTGTTTGCGTGCCTGTAACTAAGAAGGCGGACTATTTCACTAAAagagaaaattacattttattttattatgatcaGATTTCTCATTTGATATCGGATGAGCGGCTCACCTTTAAGGTCAAGGTTCTTAAGTccttctaa
- the LOC126747986 gene encoding E3 ubiquitin-protein ligase siah-1-like isoform X2 gives MRTSGFNMARLTAPKELLEKLLCTKCEELLSVFPVYIKTNGKDPICGRCKISEGEYIRDEAYERLAQFLIFPCALESRGCETALTPLKMKVHEICCTYETYQCPFANFTSCKWSGPNPDIPDHLNSNHEDAILADGKFTIEFQDSFQGIYLMYDKEEMFIIKTDVDAKTKTFVGSVEHLLVNEDSLRHSYMLQVASTDSTLVYEFPRRSTDQDSQNDTRFTYDFIKKKLEASTSSFVVTAVITRVNDNDENIKQCVKIEKIKLDIDEDMLRELECPVCYEYMLPPIYQCINGHSICESCKDRPINVCPKCTGQIRDTRNFALEKLTAKINYSCKYRDHGCTVVRKSENIREHERCCEYGSYNCPLAEWVDCDKVATRTEIMKHVRATHDSYILKSDKIVVPFGGGGGGDQPLEGSHIIAYANRLFVMTTRPPKKRERRRVVRKGTNKDNTKQR, from the exons ATGCGGACCAG tgGGTTCAATATGGCAAGACTTACTGCTCCAAAAGAACTCCTGGAAAAGCTGCTCTGCACTAAATGTGAGGAGCTACTATCGGTTTTCCCAGTATACATCAAAACCAACGGCAAAGACCCTATTTGCGGACGATGCAAAATTTCCGAGGGCGAGTACATACGCGATGAGGCCTATGAACGTTTGGcccaatttctaatttttccatGTGCTCTAGAATCGCGAGGTTGCGAAACCGCTTTAACGCctttaaaaatgaaagttcACGAAATCTGTTGTACTTACGAGACTTATCAATGTCCATTCGCAAATTTCACGTCTTGCAAATGGTCGGGTCCCAACCCAGATATACCGGATCATTTGAACTCCAACCATGAGGACGCTATACTAGCTGATGGTAAATTTACTATCGAATTTCAAGACAGCTTTCAAGGCATTTATCTGATGTACGATAAAGAGGAGATGTTCATTATAAAAACTGACGTAGATGCCAAAACTAAGACCTTTGTAGGTTCGGTAGAGCATTTATTAGTGAACGAAGACTCTTTAAGGCATTCATACATGTTACAAGTGGCTTCGACGGATTCGACACTTGTTTATGAGTTTCCTCGACGATCTACTGATCAAGATTCGCAAAATGACACGAGATTTACGtacgattttataaaaaagaaacttgaGGCCTCTACGTCTTCTTTTGTGGTAACAGCTGTAATCACTAGGGTCAATGACAATGACGAAAATATCAAACAGTGCgttaaaatcgaaaaaatcaaattggatattGATGAAGATATGCTACGTGAACTGGAGTGTCCTGTATGCTACGAATACATGCTGCCTCCCATTTATCAGTGCATCAATGGGCATAGCATTTGTGAGTCTTGCAAAG ACCGTCCCATCAACGTTTGCCCGAAATGCACCGGACAAATTCGGGACACCCGAAACTTCGCTTTGGAAAAATTAACCGCCAAAATTAACTACTCGTGCAAATACCGAGATCACGGTTGTACTGTAGTTCGAAAATCCGAAAATATTAGGGAACACGAACGATGCTGCGAGTACGGATCCTACAATTGTCCCTTAGCAGAGTGGGTGGACTGCGACAAGGTCGCAACTAGAACGGAAATTATGAAGCATGTACGAGCCACTCATGATTCGTACATCTTAAAAAGCGACAAAATTGTTGTGCCCTTTGGTGGTGGTGGGGGTGGAGATCAACCCCTCGAAGGTTCCCATATCATTGCTTATGCGAATCGGCTATTTGTG